From the genome of Psychroserpens ponticola, one region includes:
- a CDS encoding cupredoxin domain-containing protein gives MKKIISILVIALAFSIHSNAQDKMMKDTKATVISLEQTKGEFTQKEITLEAGAYVFEIENNNVGHQVGFVLAPKSNPDAHIKTAYVTKAVDNNSKETSNITNLEKGEYVYFCPMNPTPQYTLIVN, from the coding sequence ATGAAAAAAATCATTTCCATACTCGTAATTGCATTAGCATTTTCAATACATTCAAATGCACAAGATAAAATGATGAAAGACACTAAGGCAACTGTAATTTCCTTAGAACAAACTAAAGGAGAATTTACTCAAAAAGAAATCACTTTAGAAGCGGGTGCATATGTCTTTGAGATTGAAAACAATAATGTCGGACATCAAGTAGGTTTCGTACTTGCACCAAAATCTAATCCTGATGCGCATATTAAAACAGCTTATGTTACTAAAGCAGTTGACAACAACTCTAAAGAGACATCAAATATTACAAATTTGGAAAAAGGAGAATACGTATATTTTTGTCCGATGAATCCAACACCTCAATATACTTTAATTGTGAACTAA
- a CDS encoding helix-turn-helix domain-containing protein, with translation MTHTFKEFSTNAIFNIGNETDLKSFLTPKQTELYTFIWAQAEAIEIVIDSLPFTIQPHSILALTPIQYLQYISGKDAIMYQFNREFYCIKDHDQEVSCVGVLFFGNTNIPIIHLDKTEQHKFQMLHDVFIDELETKDTIQAEMLRMLMARFIIKSTRLLKAKEGIVETAKSSKVNLLRSYNFLVEQHFKTEHSVSFYAEQLFKSPKTLSNNFAKLNQSPLQIIHERIVLETKRLLIYTDKTAKEIAYEVGFQDASHLSRLFKKHTTQSPSEFKKQLSTSN, from the coding sequence ATGACACATACATTTAAAGAGTTTTCTACCAATGCCATTTTCAATATTGGAAATGAAACCGATTTAAAATCATTTCTCACACCTAAACAAACAGAACTATACACATTTATTTGGGCTCAAGCGGAAGCCATCGAAATAGTCATTGATAGTCTTCCATTTACCATTCAACCTCATAGTATTTTAGCACTAACTCCTATTCAATATTTACAATATATAAGTGGAAAAGATGCAATAATGTATCAATTTAACAGAGAATTCTATTGTATCAAAGACCATGACCAAGAAGTGAGTTGTGTTGGTGTTTTATTTTTTGGAAACACTAATATTCCAATCATTCATTTAGATAAAACGGAACAACACAAGTTTCAAATGCTTCATGACGTTTTTATTGACGAATTAGAAACAAAAGACACAATTCAAGCAGAAATGTTGCGCATGCTTATGGCTCGTTTCATAATTAAAAGTACACGTTTGCTTAAAGCGAAAGAAGGCATTGTTGAAACAGCTAAAAGTTCAAAAGTAAATTTATTAAGATCTTATAATTTTTTAGTTGAGCAACATTTTAAAACGGAACATAGCGTGTCATTCTATGCAGAACAACTATTTAAGTCGCCAAAAACCTTATCCAATAATTTTGCAAAACTTAATCAAAGTCCGTTACAAATCATACATGAACGCATTGTATTAGAAACTAAACGCCTTCTAATTTATACAGATAAAACGGCTAAAGAAATTGCCTATGAAGTAGGTTTTCAAGACGCTTCACACTTAAGCCGATTATTTAAAAAGCACACCACACAGTCGCCTTCAGAATTCAAAAAACAGCTTTCTACATCAAACTAG
- a CDS encoding carboxymuconolactone decarboxylase family protein, with protein sequence MNTFNVPTKEDVSSNNQAIFDNLNKALGFVPNLYATYAHSDTALENYLTFSNAKTSLTAKEKEVINLAVSQVNDCIYCLSAHTVIGKMNGFTDAQILELRSGFSTVNTKLDALAKLAKNITENRGKTDESVLEDFFASGYTKGNLIDVISLVGDKTISNYIHSTTNVPVDFPVAQPLELQTV encoded by the coding sequence ATGAACACATTTAATGTACCAACAAAAGAAGATGTAAGCTCTAATAATCAAGCTATTTTTGACAATCTAAACAAAGCATTAGGTTTTGTACCAAACTTATATGCTACGTATGCACATAGTGATACAGCACTTGAAAACTATTTAACATTTTCGAATGCAAAAACATCATTAACTGCTAAAGAAAAAGAAGTCATAAACCTAGCTGTAAGCCAAGTAAATGATTGTATCTACTGCCTATCTGCTCATACAGTAATAGGAAAAATGAACGGGTTTACTGATGCGCAAATCTTAGAATTAAGATCTGGATTTTCTACAGTAAACACAAAATTAGATGCACTTGCAAAATTAGCTAAGAACATTACTGAAAATAGAGGGAAAACGGATGAATCAGTATTAGAAGATTTCTTTGCTTCAGGATATACAAAAGGAAATTTAATTGATGTTATCTCTTTAGTAGGCGACAAAACAATTTCAAACTACATACACAGTACAACTAATGTTCCTGTTGATTTTCCTGTAGCTCAACCTTTAGAATTACAAACTGTTTAA
- a CDS encoding ferritin, producing MLSKTIETALNKQIRIEAESSQVYLAMAIWAEVKGLEGISNFMYDQSDEEREHMLKLVKFVNERGGHAHVSELKAPNVTFGSFKEMFEKLLAHEIFVSESINNLVHISLENRDYATHNFLQWYVSEQIEEEATARTILDKVNMIGDDKGGLYLFDRDIQQLTVNSAAQQPGI from the coding sequence ATGTTATCAAAAACTATTGAAACTGCATTAAATAAACAAATTAGAATCGAAGCCGAGTCATCTCAGGTTTATTTAGCAATGGCTATTTGGGCTGAAGTAAAAGGCTTAGAAGGCATTTCAAATTTCATGTATGACCAATCTGATGAAGAACGAGAACACATGCTTAAATTAGTAAAGTTTGTTAACGAACGCGGTGGACATGCACATGTTTCAGAATTAAAAGCACCAAACGTAACTTTTGGATCGTTTAAAGAAATGTTTGAAAAATTATTAGCTCATGAAATCTTTGTTTCTGAAAGCATTAATAATTTAGTTCATATTTCTCTTGAAAACAGAGACTATGCAACACATAATTTCTTACAATGGTACGTCTCTGAACAAATTGAAGAAGAGGCTACAGCAAGAACTATTTTAGACAAAGTGAATATGATTGGTGATGATAAAGGTGGACTTTACTTATTTGATAGAGATATTCAGCAATTAACTGTGAATTCTGCAGCACAACAGCCTGGAATTTAA
- a CDS encoding phosphoenolpyruvate carboxylase, translating to MSTQPKLIRFKQNVLSKYQIYNSIFMTLPFDTITKTGVLLPLFHETCEKGFKAGDNPTTIVETFFKKYQARRTKDSQTNLLFRFIQYIERQVVLFDAIEDAAFPVVNNMDGIGTLRSLKESAASEHKLEELKHYLEEFKVRIVLTAHPTQFYPGAVLGIITDLTEAIQKNDLLTINDLLAQLGKTPFFKHEKPSPYDEAVNLIWYLEHVFYYSFGSIYDYIQQNIFEGNHIENDIINIGFWPGGDRDGNPFVTPEITLKVARRLRITILKNYYRDIRRLKRKLTFKGVGERLSELETKLYDAFIIPDKEALTLSHFTSELKAIKSIIIKEHQSLYLEEFNSLLNKVHLFGFHFGALDIRQDSRAHAAVFNKMVDRLIATGSKVFPKNYYDLSEKEQVEMLSKVKGTIDLSIYNDEDVLKTLNSMKAIKTIQQTNGEKAANRYIISNNQTTLNVMQLFAMLKLVAFEEELTVDIGPLFETITDLENAPAVMEELYTNPEYAKHLKKRGNKQTIMLGFSDGTKDGGYLMANWGIFKAKERLTEVSRKYDVTVIFFDGRGGPPARGGGKTHQFYASLGPTIEDKEVQLTIQGQTISSNFGTLDSSQYNLEQLISSGILNRLNDTNLAMKTDNIKVMDELANLSFKAYSDFKNHAMFVPYLERMSTLKYYAKTNIGSRPSKRGKSDKLIFEDLRAIPFVGSWSQLKQNVPGFFGVGTALKHYEDQGEFDKVKDLYNSSNFFKTLVKNSMMSLSKSFFDLTKYMADDDEFGGFWTIIHTEYKTSKRLLLKLTGSKQLMEEEPAAKASIAVRESIVLPLLTIQQYALKKIQELEKAEVRDEKEIAVYEKIVMRSLFGNINASRNSA from the coding sequence ATGTCTACGCAACCTAAACTTATAAGATTTAAACAAAATGTCTTATCAAAATATCAGATATACAATAGTATATTTATGACGTTACCTTTTGATACTATTACCAAGACTGGAGTTTTGTTACCCTTATTTCATGAAACCTGTGAGAAGGGGTTTAAAGCAGGAGATAATCCTACGACCATAGTTGAGACTTTTTTTAAAAAATATCAAGCAAGACGTACTAAAGACAGTCAAACTAATTTACTGTTTCGATTTATTCAATATATAGAACGTCAAGTTGTTTTATTTGATGCCATTGAAGATGCAGCTTTTCCTGTGGTGAATAATATGGATGGTATCGGAACACTTCGAAGTCTTAAAGAATCAGCTGCTTCAGAGCATAAGTTAGAAGAATTAAAACATTATTTAGAAGAATTTAAAGTTAGAATAGTGCTCACTGCACATCCTACGCAATTTTATCCTGGAGCTGTTTTAGGAATTATTACAGATTTAACCGAAGCCATCCAAAAGAACGATTTATTAACGATTAATGATCTTTTAGCTCAACTCGGAAAAACACCTTTTTTTAAACATGAAAAGCCTTCTCCTTATGATGAAGCTGTAAATCTAATTTGGTATTTAGAACATGTGTTTTATTATTCCTTCGGAAGTATTTATGATTATATTCAACAAAACATATTTGAAGGAAATCATATAGAAAACGATATCATAAATATTGGTTTTTGGCCAGGAGGAGATCGTGATGGAAATCCATTTGTAACTCCAGAAATCACTTTAAAAGTTGCGAGAAGATTGCGAATAACAATTCTTAAAAATTACTATCGTGATATTAGACGTTTAAAACGAAAACTTACATTTAAAGGTGTTGGTGAACGTCTGTCAGAATTAGAGACAAAACTTTATGATGCCTTTATAATACCTGATAAAGAAGCATTAACATTATCACATTTTACTTCAGAATTAAAAGCGATTAAGTCTATTATCATTAAAGAGCATCAATCCCTTTATTTAGAAGAGTTTAATAGTCTGCTTAATAAAGTCCATTTGTTTGGATTCCATTTTGGAGCTTTAGATATTCGTCAAGATAGTCGTGCTCATGCAGCTGTTTTTAATAAAATGGTAGATAGGCTTATTGCTACAGGATCTAAAGTCTTTCCAAAAAATTATTATGATTTATCTGAAAAGGAACAAGTCGAGATGCTTTCAAAAGTTAAAGGAACTATAGACCTTTCCATATATAATGATGAAGATGTTTTAAAAACACTTAATTCAATGAAAGCGATCAAAACGATTCAGCAAACCAATGGAGAAAAAGCGGCCAATCGTTATATTATAAGTAATAACCAAACGACACTTAACGTGATGCAACTTTTTGCAATGCTGAAATTGGTGGCTTTTGAAGAGGAATTAACGGTAGATATTGGACCTTTATTTGAAACCATAACCGATTTAGAAAATGCGCCTGCTGTCATGGAAGAGTTGTACACCAATCCAGAATATGCAAAGCATTTAAAAAAGAGAGGAAACAAGCAAACCATTATGCTAGGCTTTAGTGATGGCACAAAAGATGGTGGTTATCTTATGGCAAATTGGGGAATTTTTAAAGCTAAAGAACGCTTAACTGAAGTGTCAAGAAAATATGATGTAACTGTAATTTTCTTTGATGGTCGTGGTGGTCCACCTGCTAGAGGAGGAGGAAAAACACATCAGTTTTATGCGTCTTTAGGTCCAACGATTGAAGATAAAGAAGTACAGCTTACCATTCAAGGACAAACGATTAGCTCTAACTTTGGAACCTTAGATTCTTCACAGTATAATCTTGAACAATTGATAAGTTCTGGGATTTTAAATCGTCTCAATGACACTAATTTAGCAATGAAGACTGACAATATTAAAGTCATGGACGAATTAGCAAACTTGAGTTTTAAAGCCTATTCCGATTTTAAAAATCATGCCATGTTTGTCCCATATCTAGAGCGTATGAGTACCTTAAAATATTATGCTAAAACTAATATAGGAAGTCGACCATCAAAACGCGGAAAGTCTGATAAGTTAATATTTGAAGACTTAAGAGCGATTCCATTTGTTGGAAGTTGGAGTCAGTTAAAACAAAATGTACCAGGATTTTTTGGTGTAGGAACTGCATTAAAACATTACGAAGATCAAGGTGAATTTGATAAAGTGAAAGACTTATATAATAGCTCTAATTTCTTTAAAACTTTAGTTAAAAACAGTATGATGTCTTTGTCAAAATCGTTTTTTGATCTTACAAAATATATGGCTGATGATGACGAATTTGGTGGCTTTTGGACCATTATTCATACCGAATACAAAACTTCTAAGCGTTTGCTTTTAAAGTTAACAGGTTCAAAACAACTTATGGAAGAGGAACCAGCAGCTAAGGCCTCTATTGCTGTTAGAGAATCTATTGTTTTGCCACTATTGACAATACAACAATATGCACTTAAAAAAATTCAAGAATTAGAAAAAGCCGAAGTTCGAGATGAAAAAGAAATTGCTGTTTATGAAAAAATTGTGATGCGTTCTTTATTTGGTAATATTAATGCGAGTCGTAATTCTGCATAA